In one Bacteroides intestinalis DSM 17393 genomic region, the following are encoded:
- the nrdG gene encoding anaerobic ribonucleoside-triphosphate reductase activating protein — translation MLSILDIIEDTTVDGPGFRTSIYAAGCPNRCPGCHNPESWDIDRGHWMSTDEILEKVLADDFADVTFSGGDPMYQPEGFAKLACAIKEKSGKNIWCYTGYTFETLLRNPLQAKLLQYIDVLVDGKFKQELRDESLCFRGSKNQRLIDVQASLRTEEVVAYNYNPVPRIA, via the coding sequence ATGCTTTCCATTCTTGATATTATAGAAGATACCACAGTGGATGGTCCGGGCTTCCGGACCTCCATTTATGCTGCCGGATGTCCGAACAGATGCCCGGGCTGTCACAATCCTGAATCCTGGGATATCGACCGGGGGCATTGGATGTCAACAGACGAAATATTGGAAAAAGTACTTGCCGACGACTTTGCAGATGTAACATTCAGTGGCGGAGACCCGATGTACCAGCCGGAAGGATTTGCAAAACTGGCATGCGCCATTAAGGAAAAAAGCGGTAAAAATATATGGTGTTATACCGGATATACATTTGAAACTCTGCTGCGCAATCCTCTACAGGCCAAACTATTGCAATACATCGATGTACTGGTGGATGGAAAATTCAAACAAGAACTGCGGGATGAAAGCCTGTGCTTCCGCGGAAGTAAAAACCAACGCCTGATCGACGTACAGGCTTCACTGCGGACAGAAGAGGTAGTGGCCTACAACTATAACCCTGTCCCTCGTATCGCTTAA
- a CDS encoding threonine/serine exporter family protein, giving the protein MNSPNELKEITRFLLEYANRLMGSGVHTSRVIRNTRRIGKSLDVDVKMSLFQKTMVVSVCDIDSTEVYNEVAIIPAFPISFELNAELSALSWEAYDNHLPLDTLWEKYEKIIARPKMDPLCTLFLVGFANASFCALFGGDWTARLIVFSATLIGFYVKQIMQKKKINHYLVFIVSAFIASMVASSALTLETTAEIAIATSVLYLVPGVPLLNGVIDIVEGHVLTGCTRLIQALLLVLCISVGLSCTLMLIRNSLL; this is encoded by the coding sequence ATGAATTCGCCAAACGAATTAAAAGAAATTACCCGGTTTTTACTGGAGTATGCCAATCGTCTTATGGGTTCCGGTGTACACACCTCGCGCGTGATACGAAACACTCGCCGCATCGGAAAGTCACTGGATGTAGACGTGAAAATGAGCCTTTTTCAAAAGACTATGGTAGTAAGCGTATGCGACATCGACAGCACTGAAGTTTATAATGAAGTAGCCATCATCCCCGCTTTTCCCATCAGTTTTGAGCTGAATGCCGAACTGAGTGCACTCAGCTGGGAAGCTTATGACAATCATCTGCCTCTCGACACCCTGTGGGAAAAATACGAGAAAATCATTGCACGCCCCAAAATGGACCCACTTTGCACACTGTTCCTGGTGGGATTTGCCAATGCATCATTCTGCGCCTTGTTCGGTGGCGACTGGACTGCACGTCTCATTGTATTCTCTGCCACTCTCATAGGTTTCTACGTCAAACAAATTATGCAGAAAAAGAAAATCAACCATTACCTTGTTTTCATAGTCTCTGCATTCATCGCTTCCATGGTTGCTTCTTCAGCTTTGACACTGGAAACCACCGCCGAAATTGCCATCGCTACAAGCGTTCTTTACCTGGTACCCGGAGTACCTCTGCTGAATGGTGTTATCGACATTGTAGAAGGGCACGTACTCACCGGATGCACCCGCCTTATTCAGGCTTTATTGCTGGTACTATGTATTTCTGTAGGACTTTCCTGTACTCTTATGTTAATTAGAAATAGTTTATTATGA